The Pyrenophora tritici-repentis strain M4 chromosome 3, whole genome shotgun sequence genome has a window encoding:
- a CDS encoding Prp19-bind multi-domain protein gives MQYMQKYFHKGAFFTDELKELGVDRRNLMNARFEDQTNRELLPEFMQIRDMTKLGKKGRTRYKDMKSEDTGKWGDFGDDRPRRDRGGYGVDDRFRPDAYGGRDRDGEGATGANAKPLGERKRFGDDNDRDSKRPRVSEQT, from the coding sequence ATGCAGTATATGCAAAAGTACTTCCACAAGGGCGCCTTCTTCACCGATGAGCTCAAGGAGCTCGGCGTAGACCGCAGGAACCTCATGAATGCTCGCTTCGAGGACCAGACCAATCGCGAACTGTTGCCCGAGTTCATGCAGATTCGCGACATGACCAAATTGGGCAAGAAGGGGCGAACACGGTACAAGGACATGAAGAGCGAGGATACGGGCAAGTGGGGTGACTTTGGTGACGACCGCCCACGAAGAGATAGAGGTGGTTATGGCGTCGACGATCGGTTCAGGCCAGACGCTTATGGAGGGAGGGATCGCGACGGAGAAGGAGCTACAGGCGCGAATGCGAAGCCGCTCGGAGAGCGAAAGCGGTTCGGAGATGACAACGACCGAGATAGCAAGCGGCCGAGAGTATCTGAGCAGACATAA